Proteins found in one Candidatus Eisenbacteria bacterium genomic segment:
- a CDS encoding transposase encodes CGLLCHGFARLRCPQCGYERLVAFSCKGKLCPSCLARRAGDTAAWLVGHLLPEAGYRQWVLTFPWSLRFRLAMDRALVHELLTVFLRTLFAWQRRRGRESGIVGGHTGAVTFVQRFGGVLNLNPHVHSVLPDGLWVADSSAGGGTVGPLRFEPLPAPTTAEVEELAGTVARRLKGRVVAAWEARGSDYLDPELPGLEGEEIWGKLPGAALPAGGRQGGVPVAPSLAEGGGSDA; translated from the coding sequence CTGCGGCCTGCTCTGCCACGGCTTCGCACGCCTGCGCTGCCCGCAGTGCGGCTACGAGAGGCTGGTGGCCTTCTCGTGCAAGGGCAAGCTCTGTCCGAGCTGCCTCGCCCGGCGGGCGGGGGACACGGCGGCCTGGCTCGTGGGTCATCTTCTGCCCGAGGCCGGCTATCGCCAATGGGTGTTGACCTTCCCCTGGAGCCTGCGCTTCCGGCTGGCGATGGATCGTGCGTTGGTCCATGAACTGCTGACGGTCTTCCTGCGGACTCTCTTCGCCTGGCAGCGCCGGCGCGGTCGGGAGAGTGGGATCGTCGGCGGCCATACGGGAGCGGTGACGTTCGTGCAGCGTTTCGGGGGGGTGTTGAATCTGAATCCGCACGTGCACAGCGTGCTTCCCGATGGGCTATGGGTGGCGGACTCCTCCGCGGGCGGGGGGACTGTTGGGCCGTTGCGTTTCGAACCCTTGCCCGCGCCGACGACGGCGGAGGTGGAGGAGTTGGCCGGGACGGTGGCTCGGCGTCTGAAGGGTCGGGTGGTTGCGGCCTGGGAAGCGCGGGGCAGCGACTACTTGGATCCTGAGCTGCCCGGTCTGGAGGGGGAGGAGATCTGGGGCAAATTGCCAGGAGCGGCTCTCCCTGCGGGAGGACGGCAAGGTGGTGTACCGGTTGCGCCGTCCCTGGCCGAAGGAGGGGGGAGCGACGCATAG
- a CDS encoding IS110 family transposase, protein MRSHHLHPGRRTPVDRHIGLDAHASSCTIAVVGPSGRRLQSQVLETNARVLIEFLKTIPQPRHLCLEEGTHSHWLHEVLAPQVEEIVVVGVAERRGSKDDQRDAFGLAEAMRVGTIETYVYKGLGEFGVLRELSRAYAMIVDDSVRVQNRLKSLFRSRGISTEGKEVYRASAREAWMKKLPVKMRSPGQLLSEELDAIRALQKRAGQAMLAESHRHKISRILETCPGLGPIRIAQLLPIVVTPYRFSSKRAF, encoded by the coding sequence TTGCGGAGTCACCACTTGCACCCAGGAAGGAGGACGCCTGTGGACAGGCATATCGGGCTCGACGCCCATGCGTCAAGCTGCACGATCGCCGTGGTCGGTCCGAGCGGTCGGCGGCTGCAGTCTCAGGTTCTGGAGACGAACGCACGCGTGCTGATCGAGTTCCTCAAGACGATTCCCCAGCCGCGGCATCTTTGTCTGGAAGAAGGAACGCATTCCCATTGGCTTCACGAAGTGCTGGCCCCCCAAGTGGAGGAGATCGTGGTGGTGGGGGTGGCGGAGAGGCGTGGGTCGAAGGACGACCAGCGGGACGCCTTCGGCCTGGCCGAAGCGATGCGGGTGGGCACGATCGAGACGTATGTCTACAAGGGGCTGGGCGAGTTTGGGGTGCTACGGGAGTTGAGCCGGGCCTACGCGATGATCGTGGACGATTCGGTGCGGGTGCAGAACCGGCTGAAGAGCTTGTTCCGTTCACGCGGCATTTCGACCGAAGGCAAGGAGGTGTATCGGGCTTCGGCTCGAGAGGCGTGGATGAAGAAGCTGCCCGTGAAGATGCGCTCCCCGGGTCAGCTCCTCTCCGAGGAACTCGACGCGATCCGCGCGTTGCAGAAGCGGGCGGGGCAGGCGATGCTCGCCGAATCGCACCGGCACAAGATCAGTCGGATTCTGGAAACCTGTCCGGGGCTGGGCCCCATCCGGATCGCCCAGCTCCTGCCGATCGTGGTCACCCCGTACCGCTTCTCGAGCAAGCGGGCATTCTGA